Proteins co-encoded in one Cytobacillus sp. NJ13 genomic window:
- a CDS encoding CAP domain-containing protein encodes MNKKVIYSVAAAAALLVSAPGANQADAASNCPTPEQAKKIQISQSGNLSQEQINNILQKYLKNYNINWGNVQVNKQDAQKPAAPAAPAAQPAKAQETAKAPAKAPAQQQAPAEQTKEAAPATSEVSAYEKKVLELTNQERAKAGVPALKLDVELSKVAREKSRDMQSKGYFDHNSPTYGSPFDMMKQFGISYTSAGENIAMGQQSPEEVVQAWMNSEGHRKNIMNANFTHLGVGHVADGNYWTQMFIGK; translated from the coding sequence ATGAATAAGAAAGTTATTTACTCAGTAGCAGCGGCAGCAGCATTACTAGTATCAGCACCAGGAGCTAACCAAGCGGACGCAGCTTCAAATTGTCCTACTCCTGAGCAAGCTAAAAAAATTCAAATCTCTCAATCTGGCAACCTAAGCCAGGAGCAGATTAATAACATTCTTCAAAAATACCTTAAAAACTACAATATTAATTGGGGAAATGTTCAAGTAAATAAACAGGATGCTCAGAAGCCGGCAGCTCCAGCAGCTCCAGCAGCACAGCCTGCAAAAGCACAAGAAACAGCAAAAGCTCCAGCAAAAGCTCCAGCACAGCAGCAAGCACCTGCTGAACAGACAAAAGAAGCAGCACCTGCAACTTCTGAAGTAAGTGCTTACGAGAAGAAAGTACTTGAATTAACTAACCAGGAACGTGCAAAAGCAGGAGTGCCTGCACTTAAATTGGATGTTGAATTAAGCAAAGTTGCTCGTGAAAAATCACGTGATATGCAGTCTAAAGGATATTTTGACCATAACAGCCCAACTTACGGTTCACCATTTGATATGATGAAGCAATTCGGCATCTCATACACTTCAGCAGGCGAAAACATTGCTATGGGCCAGCAGTCTCCTGAAGAAGTTGTACAAGCTTGGATGAATAGTGAAGGCCACCGTAAAAACATCATGAATGCAAACTTCACGCACCTTGGTGTTGGCCATGTTGCTGACGGTAACTACTGGACTCAAATGTTCATTGGAAAATAA
- a CDS encoding Hsp20/alpha crystallin family protein, whose translation MFPWNLFPFNKDMKNPPHQMKPEDIDKYVRNIMGQMFPQNMQGMAGTSDFIKGFNTAAPGANHQPYPAPLNASVFETHDYVFVRFPVKNEDWLKEMKLYHTSNQMIIEHIPEKDDKHIITLPAIVRKKGSAASCKEGYMEIKIPKNVDMQYSEIEVTEIL comes from the coding sequence ATGTTTCCATGGAACCTTTTCCCATTTAATAAAGACATGAAAAACCCTCCCCATCAAATGAAACCGGAGGATATTGATAAATATGTTCGAAATATCATGGGGCAAATGTTTCCTCAAAATATGCAGGGAATGGCCGGAACATCAGATTTTATAAAAGGCTTTAATACAGCAGCCCCCGGAGCTAATCACCAGCCATATCCTGCACCACTGAATGCATCCGTCTTTGAAACACATGATTATGTATTTGTGAGATTCCCCGTCAAAAACGAGGACTGGTTAAAAGAAATGAAACTTTACCACACATCCAACCAAATGATTATTGAACATATTCCTGAGAAAGACGATAAGCATATCATAACCCTCCCTGCTATTGTCAGGAAAAAAGGGTCAGCAGCCAGCTGCAAAGAGGGGTATATGGAGATAAAAATACCTAAAAACGTCGATATGCAATATTCAGAAATTGAAGTAACCGAAATATTATAA
- a CDS encoding response regulator transcription factor, with translation MLNILIIDDEADMRHLIEMYLGNSGFTCFSAESGFEAYGILENNVMDLVILDIMMPGEDGFEVCSRIREKSNVPIIFLSAKGEEWDKVKALQIGGDDYIVKPFSPGELIARMNAVLRRTGGLKNDMDSIQIGKITIDKKARKVSVAGKQVTLTLKEYELLLFFIEHKSQALSREQLLEYIWGIDYTGSLRTVDTHIKTLRMKLGVGDYIQTVWGVGYKFEVPGE, from the coding sequence ATGCTGAATATCCTGATTATAGATGATGAAGCAGATATGAGGCATTTGATTGAAATGTACTTGGGGAATTCAGGATTTACATGCTTTTCAGCAGAAAGCGGCTTTGAAGCATATGGCATACTGGAAAATAATGTGATGGACTTAGTGATTCTGGATATAATGATGCCTGGTGAAGATGGATTTGAAGTATGTTCTCGAATCAGGGAAAAATCAAATGTGCCAATTATATTTCTCTCTGCCAAGGGAGAGGAATGGGATAAAGTGAAAGCTCTGCAGATAGGAGGGGATGACTACATTGTCAAACCTTTCAGTCCTGGAGAACTTATTGCCAGAATGAATGCTGTCCTCCGAAGAACAGGCGGATTAAAAAATGACATGGATTCTATTCAAATTGGAAAGATCACAATTGACAAAAAAGCAAGGAAAGTCTCAGTTGCGGGGAAGCAGGTCACGCTTACTCTTAAAGAATATGAATTGCTTCTATTTTTTATCGAACATAAAAGCCAGGCATTAAGCAGGGAGCAGCTGCTTGAATATATATGGGGCATTGATTATACAGGAAGTTTAAGAACTGTGGATACTCATATTAAAACGCTGAGAATGAAGCTGGGGGTCGGGGACTATATCCAAACAGTCTGGGGAGTAGGCTATAAATTCGAGGTGCCAGGTGAATGA
- a CDS encoding HAMP domain-containing sensor histidine kinase, with translation MKFLTNSLAKKMWLTVTAAIIITILYSYFLSYLFYEKIYVENVRESLLTEGRSLSSEYEGGPLTEDLRGKIDWYNSKSETEVFIVSNPRELSACLPFEIDYQTLIGEEEREELLKGNAVEKLGYEKRFDRKIMGVIIPLLDDNRLQGIIYLYVPLVKISEITQDFTYLWFAAAMVFTVISIILGTILVKKLTKPLMDMKAAADHVSKGHYDITLNIDSKDEIGQLANAFNHMSSSIQKEDEKKKDFLANVSHELRTPISYVKGYSEALISEMAESEEDRQKYLQLILRESKRMERLVGDLLDLSKLESDEYKLEKMPLPLGQLIEDAIEKYKPILREKNLDLQYRLDPEVIVNGDEGRIEQVIQNIMDNSIRYTAEGRIMIRLSQEKDKCVIEIEDTGIGISEEHLSKIKQRFYRVNKGRTRSDGGTGLGLAIAEKLVKLHQGELTVLSELNKGTTVRIVLPLFEIR, from the coding sequence ATGAAATTCCTGACCAATAGCCTGGCCAAAAAAATGTGGCTGACAGTGACAGCCGCGATTATCATTACAATCTTATACTCCTATTTTTTATCTTATTTATTTTATGAAAAAATTTATGTGGAAAATGTAAGGGAATCCCTGCTGACTGAAGGGAGGAGCCTTTCGTCAGAGTACGAGGGGGGTCCATTGACAGAGGATCTCAGGGGAAAAATCGATTGGTATAATTCAAAATCAGAAACAGAGGTTTTTATTGTCAGTAATCCCAGAGAGCTTAGCGCCTGTCTGCCTTTTGAAATTGACTATCAGACACTAATAGGTGAAGAAGAACGTGAAGAGCTGCTTAAAGGCAATGCAGTTGAAAAATTGGGCTATGAAAAAAGGTTCGACCGAAAGATTATGGGTGTCATTATTCCGCTTCTCGATGATAATCGGCTGCAGGGCATAATATATTTATATGTTCCTCTTGTAAAAATTTCAGAGATTACCCAGGATTTTACGTATCTTTGGTTTGCAGCCGCAATGGTTTTTACGGTTATCAGCATCATTTTAGGTACCATCCTGGTTAAAAAACTGACAAAGCCTCTAATGGATATGAAGGCTGCAGCAGACCATGTATCAAAGGGACACTATGATATTACTTTAAACATTGATTCCAAGGACGAAATAGGCCAGCTGGCAAATGCTTTTAACCATATGTCTTCATCCATACAAAAAGAAGACGAAAAGAAAAAGGATTTTCTGGCAAACGTATCGCATGAGTTAAGAACCCCCATTAGCTATGTAAAGGGCTACAGTGAAGCACTCATTTCCGAGATGGCAGAATCTGAGGAGGACAGGCAAAAATATTTGCAGCTGATACTTAGAGAGTCAAAAAGGATGGAACGTTTGGTGGGAGACCTGCTTGATTTATCTAAACTTGAATCCGACGAATATAAACTTGAAAAAATGCCGCTGCCGCTGGGACAGCTTATAGAGGATGCTATTGAAAAATACAAGCCTATCCTCCGTGAAAAAAATTTGGATTTACAATACCGCCTGGATCCTGAAGTAATCGTCAATGGGGATGAAGGCAGGATTGAGCAGGTTATCCAAAATATTATGGACAATTCAATTCGGTATACAGCCGAAGGCAGAATCATGATCCGTTTATCTCAAGAGAAAGATAAATGCGTGATTGAAATAGAGGATACAGGGATAGGGATTTCTGAAGAACATTTAAGCAAAATTAAACAAAGGTTTTATAGAGTGAATAAAGGCAGAACGAGATCAGATGGCGGCACAGGCCTTGGTCTTGCGATTGCAGAAAAGCTAGTCAAGCTCCATCAAGGTGAGCTGACTGTTTTAAGTGAATTAAATAAGGGGACGACGGTTAGAATCGTGCTGCCGCTGTTCGAAATAAGGTAA
- a CDS encoding cation transporter, whose amino-acid sequence MEKVSLKVVGMTCSHCEEAVKNALLSIDGVASVAIALHDEHADIEYDSKKADKENLIKAIEDQGYGVA is encoded by the coding sequence TTGGAAAAGGTTTCACTTAAAGTTGTGGGCATGACCTGCAGCCACTGCGAAGAGGCGGTCAAAAATGCCCTTCTCTCCATTGATGGCGTGGCAAGCGTCGCAATTGCCTTACACGACGAACATGCAGATATTGAGTATGACTCGAAAAAAGCTGATAAGGAAAACTTAATAAAAGCGATAGAAGATCAAGGCTATGGGGTAGCCTAA
- a CDS encoding LCP family protein, whose protein sequence is MIRLKNIIIGFLLAAAILSGCTSFQQKEDRNEVRQDSSADEAEKEDKEPSALGNETKNFLLIGVDSRGEEESRSDAILLASYAPSGDSIKLVSLMRDSYVKIPDYQYMYSKLNHAYYIGGKDLLKDTIEQNFGVQIDHTAIIDFKGFTKMLDAIAPDGIELEVSSAMIDDMGLDLEPGKQKLKGSDLLSYVRFRHDGQSDFGRVDRQQEILIELKDEVMNQFSSPAGLARFPEVISQALKYVETDLKIEEAIALGVSFLMDPVTDIETLRVPITDSFENKTYEHAGSVLQLDFEENSEALKQFLKAEKE, encoded by the coding sequence GTGATTCGCTTGAAGAATATAATAATTGGTTTTTTATTGGCTGCAGCCATCCTGTCCGGCTGTACTTCCTTTCAGCAAAAAGAAGATCGCAATGAGGTAAGGCAGGATTCTTCAGCTGATGAGGCTGAAAAGGAAGATAAAGAGCCATCCGCTCTTGGAAATGAAACGAAAAACTTTTTGCTGATAGGTGTTGACAGCAGGGGAGAAGAGGAGTCACGTTCAGATGCTATTCTTCTAGCCAGTTATGCACCTTCTGGAGATTCGATTAAATTGGTCTCTTTAATGAGGGACAGCTATGTAAAAATTCCTGATTATCAATATATGTACAGCAAACTGAATCATGCTTATTATATAGGCGGCAAGGATTTATTAAAGGATACAATAGAACAAAACTTCGGAGTCCAAATCGATCATACAGCAATTATCGATTTTAAGGGATTTACAAAAATGCTTGATGCCATTGCCCCTGACGGTATTGAATTGGAAGTCAGTTCTGCAATGATTGACGATATGGGATTGGATTTGGAGCCCGGCAAGCAAAAACTTAAGGGGAGCGACCTTTTATCGTATGTGAGATTTCGCCATGATGGACAAAGTGATTTTGGGAGAGTGGACAGACAGCAGGAAATTTTGATAGAGCTTAAAGATGAAGTGATGAATCAATTCTCATCACCTGCTGGTTTGGCAAGGTTTCCGGAAGTGATCAGCCAGGCATTGAAATACGTTGAAACTGACTTAAAGATTGAGGAAGCAATAGCTTTGGGTGTTTCATTTTTAATGGATCCTGTTACTGATATTGAAACACTGAGGGTGCCGATTACAGACAGTTTTGAAAATAAAACATATGAGCATGCCGGATCGGTTCTCCAGCTGGATTTCGAGGAAAACTCTGAAGCACTTAAGCAGTTTTTGAAGGCTGAAAAAGAATAG
- a CDS encoding DNA alkylation repair protein, with product MNSPYRCPNCKTNRSRFNIIQQVPQSIKMDPQTGNVLEEYSNEQLSPFHMPYKGPDKRVQCAACGLVEDERTFIKFGEKQ from the coding sequence ATGAATTCACCTTATCGGTGCCCAAACTGTAAAACCAACAGAAGCCGATTTAATATTATTCAGCAGGTGCCTCAATCCATCAAAATGGATCCGCAGACAGGGAATGTATTAGAAGAGTACAGTAATGAACAGCTGTCCCCATTCCATATGCCTTATAAAGGTCCTGACAAGAGAGTGCAGTGTGCGGCCTGCGGACTTGTAGAAGACGAGCGCACATTCATCAAATTTGGCGAAAAACAGTAG
- a CDS encoding Hsp20/alpha crystallin family protein produces MELDKWKDLIKMSVQYQNQDFWGTFVSPENSSHNKKHSFSGLEQEKINRFLSNQNIYPRCDMYEYNGNIKIEAELPGVCKNDIKVSLVQNELIIKGKCSSFHQHLRYFLKERHSRSFEKVLTLPMPVDKYSIESSFENGILSISLPILFEEKEIIPIFVKSEEKL; encoded by the coding sequence ATGGAGCTGGATAAATGGAAAGATTTAATAAAAATGTCCGTCCAATATCAGAACCAGGATTTCTGGGGAACCTTTGTATCCCCTGAAAATTCCAGCCACAATAAAAAACATTCCTTTTCAGGACTGGAGCAGGAAAAAATCAATCGCTTTTTATCGAATCAGAATATTTATCCGCGATGTGACATGTATGAGTACAATGGGAATATCAAAATTGAAGCTGAGCTCCCCGGTGTATGCAAAAATGACATTAAAGTATCTCTCGTACAAAATGAACTAATTATTAAAGGAAAATGTTCATCATTTCATCAGCACTTGCGCTATTTTCTGAAAGAAAGACATAGCAGATCTTTTGAAAAAGTGCTGACCCTCCCTATGCCTGTTGATAAATATTCGATAGAATCGTCATTCGAAAATGGAATACTTTCCATTTCTCTTCCCATCTTATTCGAAGAGAAAGAAATAATACCCATTTTTGTAAAGAGTGAAGAAAAGCTTTAA
- a CDS encoding S41 family peptidase, which yields MQNEDVNKETSETPDTNHSGFIRMKKFHFVMLLFFIVFLSAGITTFALAFGDEKAVDVGTGERREFDKLYTAYDTLKTNYFQEVDQDNLINGAINGMLEALDDPYSDYMNEEEAKSFHQSISSSFEGIGAEIQEQEGYIVIVSPLKGSPAEKAGLKPNDKVLSVDGKSLQGMSSTEAVMLIRGEKGTKVELSVQRPGGDEPMNISITRDTIPLETVYGEMLEDGIAKVQITTFSENTSKELVETLNELQKQGMKGLILDLRQNPGGLLDQAVKISSLFVPDGEILFQIEDRNGNREEVKSTQEENPNIPLVVVIDKGSASASEILAAAVHESADVPLVGEKSFGKGTVQRAQDFSDGSNMKFTTEKWLTPDGNWIHKKGITPDHKVALPDYATLPFINPDTELKLSASSAQVKAAQQMLKALGYDPGREDGFFDEKTEQAVKEFQAAEKLEQNGVLSGQSTLRLMEKLREKIDQNDTQIQKAAEVLKEQIES from the coding sequence TTGCAAAATGAAGATGTAAACAAAGAAACTTCCGAAACACCAGATACTAACCATTCAGGTTTTATCCGCATGAAAAAGTTTCATTTTGTCATGCTGCTGTTTTTTATTGTTTTCCTTTCAGCTGGAATTACTACCTTTGCATTGGCTTTTGGAGATGAAAAAGCAGTAGATGTTGGAACAGGCGAAAGAAGGGAATTTGATAAGCTTTATACAGCTTATGATACCCTTAAAACAAACTATTTCCAGGAAGTTGACCAGGATAACCTTATAAACGGCGCTATTAACGGTATGCTTGAAGCGCTGGATGATCCATACTCAGACTATATGAACGAGGAAGAAGCCAAAAGCTTCCATCAGAGTATTTCATCCTCATTTGAAGGAATCGGAGCTGAAATCCAGGAGCAGGAAGGCTATATTGTAATTGTTTCACCATTAAAAGGTTCACCTGCTGAAAAAGCAGGGCTTAAACCGAATGACAAGGTCCTGTCAGTTGATGGAAAAAGCCTTCAGGGAATGAGTTCTACAGAAGCCGTTATGCTGATCAGAGGCGAAAAAGGCACTAAGGTAGAACTTTCAGTTCAGCGCCCTGGCGGGGATGAGCCTATGAATATTTCCATTACTCGCGATACTATCCCGCTTGAAACCGTCTATGGGGAAATGCTTGAAGATGGTATTGCTAAAGTGCAGATTACTACTTTCTCGGAAAATACTTCTAAAGAGCTGGTGGAAACTCTGAATGAGCTGCAAAAGCAGGGCATGAAAGGATTAATCCTTGATCTTCGCCAGAATCCTGGGGGCCTTCTGGATCAGGCAGTGAAAATTTCCAGCCTGTTTGTCCCGGATGGCGAGATTTTATTCCAAATTGAAGACCGCAATGGAAACAGGGAAGAAGTTAAATCAACGCAAGAAGAAAACCCGAATATTCCTTTAGTAGTTGTGATTGATAAAGGAAGCGCAAGTGCATCAGAAATTTTGGCCGCAGCAGTACACGAGTCTGCAGATGTGCCGCTTGTCGGTGAAAAGTCGTTTGGAAAAGGCACAGTCCAGCGTGCACAGGACTTCTCAGATGGATCTAACATGAAATTCACTACTGAAAAATGGCTGACTCCGGATGGAAATTGGATTCATAAAAAGGGAATAACACCAGACCACAAAGTGGCCTTGCCTGATTATGCTACACTGCCATTTATTAATCCTGACACTGAATTAAAGCTTTCTGCTTCTTCAGCTCAGGTTAAAGCAGCACAGCAAATGCTGAAAGCACTTGGGTATGATCCTGGAAGAGAAGACGGTTTCTTTGATGAAAAAACAGAACAGGCTGTCAAGGAATTTCAGGCTGCTGAAAAGCTTGAACAAAATGGAGTATTATCAGGGCAGTCTACCCTTAGACTGATGGAAAAACTCCGTGAAAAAATTGATCAAAATGATACGCAAATTCAAAAAGCAGCCGAAGTGCTGAAAGAACAAATAGAATCTTAA
- a CDS encoding GNAT family N-acetyltransferase has product MDIRKGTRDDLKKIMDIVQQTVNIMESEGNDQWNRTYPQDQDFLADVEAGNLYTAIYDGKVAGSITVDQTQAKEYINASWRKDEPCFVFHRLAVDPEIRGEGIASKLIIFAEEHAVSKGILYMRTDTYSLNKKAQRLFEKNGYVNTGTIYMDRDNPFYCYDKLLD; this is encoded by the coding sequence ATGGATATTAGAAAAGGAACAAGAGACGATTTGAAAAAAATTATGGATATCGTCCAGCAGACTGTTAACATTATGGAATCCGAGGGGAATGACCAATGGAACCGGACTTATCCCCAGGATCAGGATTTTTTAGCTGATGTTGAAGCAGGCAATTTGTATACGGCCATATATGATGGAAAAGTTGCAGGTTCCATTACTGTCGATCAAACCCAGGCAAAGGAATATATAAATGCCTCGTGGAGAAAGGATGAGCCATGTTTTGTATTTCACCGTCTGGCAGTAGATCCTGAGATCAGAGGCGAGGGAATTGCGAGCAAGTTAATTATATTTGCTGAAGAACATGCAGTCAGCAAAGGGATTCTGTATATGAGAACAGATACATACTCTCTGAATAAAAAGGCTCAAAGATTATTTGAAAAAAACGGATATGTCAATACAGGTACAATCTATATGGATAGGGACAACCCTTTTTATTGTTATGATAAACTGCTGGATTAA
- a CDS encoding WD40 repeat domain-containing protein, with the protein MSNKIYWFFLLLILAAFLTSCSEKRQPAIPEDITFAATVNIKDMTLSFVDLDKKELAEEWIMEKPYTGALILPDNDSILLYGKQLETADQYSLKEGKLIDSWETGEGIVNGILLNTNEIAFADQNLNKIRFFNVNGEEEKQVETEKDPLTLLESVEENKLFVLSFNHEKLGIINLESKAKSGEFTIHPSAAGAWLNEKSGEIWIGGHGEGVEIEQNIHVYDTETGELKKKISAASMPINFLGQENHVYVLSHGSNMLYKINESGEEAASVSVAANPFEMAFAKDILLVAGYDSNDLHILEPKNLKTLKNIKVGEGPFKIVIRESVK; encoded by the coding sequence ATGTCAAATAAAATTTATTGGTTTTTCCTATTATTGATATTAGCCGCCTTCCTTACTTCCTGCTCAGAAAAGAGACAGCCTGCAATTCCTGAAGATATAACTTTTGCTGCTACAGTGAATATAAAGGATATGACCTTATCTTTTGTGGACTTGGATAAAAAGGAGCTGGCGGAAGAGTGGATCATGGAGAAACCTTATACAGGGGCACTGATTCTCCCGGACAATGATTCCATTCTTCTTTATGGAAAACAGCTTGAAACGGCTGATCAATATTCCTTAAAGGAAGGAAAACTGATTGATAGCTGGGAGACAGGAGAAGGTATCGTCAATGGCATCCTGCTTAATACTAATGAAATAGCTTTTGCCGATCAAAACTTAAATAAAATTAGGTTCTTTAATGTAAATGGAGAGGAGGAAAAACAGGTCGAGACGGAAAAAGATCCGCTTACCCTCCTCGAATCTGTTGAAGAGAATAAGTTGTTTGTCCTAAGCTTCAATCATGAAAAACTGGGAATTATCAATCTTGAATCAAAAGCAAAAAGCGGGGAATTTACAATCCATCCTTCAGCAGCCGGTGCCTGGCTTAATGAGAAAAGCGGTGAAATCTGGATTGGCGGTCATGGAGAAGGAGTTGAGATTGAACAAAATATCCATGTGTATGACACTGAAACCGGGGAGTTAAAAAAGAAAATTTCAGCTGCTTCGATGCCGATTAATTTTCTTGGACAAGAAAATCATGTATATGTCTTAAGCCATGGATCAAATATGTTATATAAAATTAATGAATCAGGGGAAGAAGCTGCCTCTGTCTCGGTTGCAGCAAATCCCTTTGAAATGGCTTTTGCAAAAGATATACTTTTGGTCGCCGGTTATGACAGCAATGATTTACATATACTAGAGCCAAAAAATTTAAAAACCCTTAAAAATATTAAGGTTGGAGAGGGCCCTTTTAAAATAGTCATTAGGGAGAGTGTGAAATAA
- a CDS encoding FixH family protein, translating to MKKLLNIWLPVMIMVSLTACSNNNAAEEEPQFLEVDLSINPEKAKANEPVVFEAKVTYGEEEVTDADEVKFEIWRANAEEHEKILVEHAENGIYRLEKSFEEEGTYYIYSHVTARRMHNMPKKEFVIGQPSKPEEESGSPEMETKDESGYGSQ from the coding sequence ATGAAGAAGCTATTAAATATTTGGCTCCCAGTAATGATCATGGTAAGCCTGACAGCCTGCAGCAATAATAATGCAGCTGAGGAAGAACCGCAATTCCTGGAAGTCGATTTATCCATTAATCCTGAAAAAGCAAAAGCAAATGAGCCGGTAGTTTTTGAAGCAAAAGTTACATATGGGGAAGAAGAGGTTACAGATGCTGATGAAGTAAAGTTTGAAATCTGGAGAGCGAATGCTGAAGAACATGAAAAAATTCTAGTTGAACATGCGGAAAACGGGATTTATCGTCTGGAGAAAAGCTTTGAGGAAGAAGGAACCTACTATATATATTCACATGTAACGGCTCGAAGGATGCATAATATGCCTAAAAAAGAATTTGTTATTGGCCAGCCGAGTAAACCTGAAGAAGAATCAGGCAGCCCGGAAATGGAAACTAAGGATGAGAGTGGTTATGGCAGCCAGTAA
- a CDS encoding GTP-binding protein: protein MNKTEIYILSGFLGSGKTTLLKQLLQDEKKQGRKVAVMMNELGKVSIDSDVVDEDVPLKELLDGCICCTISDKLEAQLQELLMADKPEAIYIETTGAAHPIEVLDSILSPLFAERMLVKGVLSVVDGPRWLNRKMLSPQIQQLLIEQVRHADLIILNKADELTEAEQARLTMEVQGLNSQAFSILTSYSKVAVKEVRGMSSGKKSPASRSHVFSDLRLSTFVYQFQKPVNQSEFEDFLRGIPDTVYRIKGYLKLNSSKYPFLFQFSYGMPLYMQENINMPLNMVFIGENLDWGKIEKRLKTLEGIN from the coding sequence ATGAATAAAACAGAAATATATATATTATCAGGTTTTCTTGGGAGCGGGAAGACTACACTTCTTAAGCAGCTGCTCCAGGATGAAAAAAAGCAAGGCAGGAAAGTGGCAGTCATGATGAACGAGCTTGGGAAAGTATCAATTGACTCAGACGTGGTCGATGAGGATGTACCTTTAAAGGAGCTGCTTGACGGATGCATATGCTGTACAATCTCAGATAAGCTGGAAGCTCAGCTTCAGGAATTATTGATGGCTGATAAGCCGGAAGCGATCTATATTGAGACAACAGGCGCTGCACATCCCATTGAAGTTCTGGATAGCATCCTTTCCCCCCTCTTTGCAGAACGCATGCTGGTAAAAGGGGTTCTTTCTGTTGTTGACGGTCCCAGATGGCTTAATCGAAAGATGTTAAGCCCTCAGATTCAGCAGCTCTTAATTGAGCAGGTGCGGCATGCGGATTTAATAATTTTAAATAAAGCAGATGAACTTACCGAAGCGGAACAGGCGCGGCTTACGATGGAGGTTCAGGGTCTAAACAGCCAGGCATTCAGCATCTTAACATCGTACTCAAAGGTCGCTGTGAAGGAGGTAAGAGGCATGTCTTCCGGGAAAAAAAGCCCCGCATCCAGGTCACATGTTTTTTCTGATCTACGCTTGAGCACTTTTGTTTATCAGTTTCAAAAACCTGTCAATCAGTCTGAATTTGAGGACTTTCTAAGAGGTATCCCTGATACTGTTTACAGAATAAAAGGTTATTTGAAACTGAATTCATCAAAGTACCCGTTTCTTTTTCAGTTTTCTTATGGAATGCCGCTGTATATGCAGGAGAACATAAATATGCCCCTGAATATGGTTTTTATAGGAGAAAATCTTGACTGGGGAAAAATTGAAAAAAGGTTAAAAACCTTAGAAGGCATTAATTAA
- a CDS encoding class I SAM-dependent methyltransferase, with protein MLENTGERIIPEEMPITNGMLLEHLARYYFAIYYARGRVLDIACGTGYGSKIMAKAKKKEINEIIAVDVDEDTLKYARQHHYHPLVQFVKANAEDENLTDQLGFFDVITSFETLEHLASEEIFLNSLYKMLKPGGTLILSTPFGAGRGQPTREPFHYHQLTEDEFTDLFKSYGETEFYYQRSVLIEPKREGKHYPFGIAVCRKNK; from the coding sequence ATGCTAGAAAATACCGGAGAAAGAATCATACCGGAGGAAATGCCCATTACAAACGGAATGCTTCTGGAACATTTGGCGCGTTACTATTTTGCCATTTATTATGCCAGAGGAAGAGTCCTTGATATTGCCTGCGGAACGGGGTACGGCTCAAAAATTATGGCAAAAGCCAAGAAAAAAGAAATCAATGAAATTATCGCAGTGGACGTTGATGAAGATACACTGAAATATGCCAGGCAGCACCACTATCATCCTCTTGTACAATTTGTAAAAGCCAATGCAGAAGATGAAAACCTCACTGATCAATTAGGATTCTTTGATGTGATAACGAGCTTTGAAACACTTGAACACCTGGCATCAGAAGAAATATTTCTTAACAGCCTTTATAAGATGCTAAAGCCTGGAGGGACTCTCATTTTATCCACTCCATTCGGCGCTGGAAGGGGACAACCAACGAGAGAGCCATTCCATTATCATCAGCTGACTGAAGATGAATTCACCGATCTGTTTAAGTCATACGGAGAGACGGAATTTTATTATCAGAGAAGTGTTCTTATTGAACCGAAAAGAGAAGGCAAACACTACCCTTTTGGGATTGCGGTCTGCAGAAAAAATAAATGA